One segment of Carya illinoinensis cultivar Pawnee chromosome 1, C.illinoinensisPawnee_v1, whole genome shotgun sequence DNA contains the following:
- the LOC122310875 gene encoding mitochondrial carrier protein MTM1-like isoform X2, whose translation MVASKPGVPSWISAAAVTKLDFEGKENMLKEAATSSSSSYSTRGLADVDLGFGERALAAAGAAALSAVIVNPLDVAKTRLQAQAAGVPYQGLCHMTCFDTNTMLPDLRCSSSTRAILGFESGCPPECSRYKGTFDVLYKVTRQEGFAGLWRGTNASLALAVPTVGIYLPCYDIFRNIMEDFTTRNAPTLTPYVPLVAGSVARSLACVSCYPIELARTRMQAFKETQAGVKPAGVRKTLLGLINPVKSTNLLQNLQNYRILWTGLGAQLARDIPFSAICWSTLEPIRRRLLGMMGDKASASSVLGANFCAGFVAGSLAAAATCPLDVARTRRQIEFPFLNF comes from the exons ATGGTGGCCTCAAAGCCGGGTGTGCCTTCGTGGATTAGTGCGGCAGCGGTAACAAAGCTTGATtttgaaggaaaggaaaatatgCTCAAGGAGGCtgctacttcttcttcttcttcttattctacAAGAGGACTTGCGGATGTGGATTTGGGCTTTGGAGAGAGAGCATTAGCTGCCGCCGGTGCCGCTGCCCTCTCCGCTGTCATCGTTAACCCTCTTGATGTCGCCAag ACAAGGTTGCAAGCACAAGCTGCTGGAGTTCCTTATCAGGGGCTGTGCCACATGACATGTTTTGACACAAACACG ATGCTACCGGATTTGAGATGTTCATCATCTACACGTGCAATTCTTGGCTTTGAATCAGGATGCCCTCCAGAGTGTAGCCGGTATAAAGGAACTTTTGATGTTTTATACAAAGTCACACGTCAG GAAGGGTTTGCTGGGCTATGGAGAGGCACAAATGCAAGCTTGGCATTGGCTGTGCCAACA GTGGGCATCTACTTGCCTTGTTATGACATTTTCCGCAATATAATGGAAGATTTTACAACTCGAAATGCACCAACCTTGACTCCATATGTGCCATTAGTGGCAGGGTCAGTTGCACGCTCATTAGCTTGTGTTTCTTGTTACCCTATTGAACTGGCAAGGACCCGCATGCAG GCTTTTAAAGAAACCCAAGCTGGCGTTAAGCCTGCTGGAGTTAGGAAGACACTGCTTGGGCTTATCAACCCTGTGAAAAGCACAAACCTACTTCAAAATT TGCAAAACTATCGTATCTTGTGGACTGGCCTTGGAGCACAACTTGCTCGTGATATTCCTTTCTCTGCAATCTGCTGGTCTACCCTTGAGCCT ATTCGGAGAAGATTGCTTGGAATGATGGGTGATAAAGCAAGTGCAAGCAGTGTGCTTGGGGCAAATTTTTGTGCTGGCTTTGTTGCAGGAAGCCTTGCAGCTGCTGCTACTTGTCCACTGGATGTAGCAAGAACCCGACGGCAGATAGAG TTTCCTTTCCTGAATTTTTAG
- the LOC122310875 gene encoding mitochondrial carrier protein MTM1-like isoform X1 — MVASKPGVPSWISAAAVTKLDFEGKENMLKEAATSSSSSYSTRGLADVDLGFGERALAAAGAAALSAVIVNPLDVAKTRLQAQAAGVPYQGLCHMTCFDTNTMLPDLRCSSSTRAILGFESGCPPECSRYKGTFDVLYKVTRQEGFAGLWRGTNASLALAVPTVGIYLPCYDIFRNIMEDFTTRNAPTLTPYVPLVAGSVARSLACVSCYPIELARTRMQAFKETQAGVKPAGVRKTLLGLINPVKSTNLLQNLQNYRILWTGLGAQLARDIPFSAICWSTLEPIRRRLLGMMGDKASASSVLGANFCAGFVAGSLAAAATCPLDVARTRRQIEKDPAKALRMTTTKTLLEIWRDGGMKGLFTGISPRVGRAGPSVGIVVSFYEVVKYALHHRLGTQ, encoded by the exons ATGGTGGCCTCAAAGCCGGGTGTGCCTTCGTGGATTAGTGCGGCAGCGGTAACAAAGCTTGATtttgaaggaaaggaaaatatgCTCAAGGAGGCtgctacttcttcttcttcttcttattctacAAGAGGACTTGCGGATGTGGATTTGGGCTTTGGAGAGAGAGCATTAGCTGCCGCCGGTGCCGCTGCCCTCTCCGCTGTCATCGTTAACCCTCTTGATGTCGCCAag ACAAGGTTGCAAGCACAAGCTGCTGGAGTTCCTTATCAGGGGCTGTGCCACATGACATGTTTTGACACAAACACG ATGCTACCGGATTTGAGATGTTCATCATCTACACGTGCAATTCTTGGCTTTGAATCAGGATGCCCTCCAGAGTGTAGCCGGTATAAAGGAACTTTTGATGTTTTATACAAAGTCACACGTCAG GAAGGGTTTGCTGGGCTATGGAGAGGCACAAATGCAAGCTTGGCATTGGCTGTGCCAACA GTGGGCATCTACTTGCCTTGTTATGACATTTTCCGCAATATAATGGAAGATTTTACAACTCGAAATGCACCAACCTTGACTCCATATGTGCCATTAGTGGCAGGGTCAGTTGCACGCTCATTAGCTTGTGTTTCTTGTTACCCTATTGAACTGGCAAGGACCCGCATGCAG GCTTTTAAAGAAACCCAAGCTGGCGTTAAGCCTGCTGGAGTTAGGAAGACACTGCTTGGGCTTATCAACCCTGTGAAAAGCACAAACCTACTTCAAAATT TGCAAAACTATCGTATCTTGTGGACTGGCCTTGGAGCACAACTTGCTCGTGATATTCCTTTCTCTGCAATCTGCTGGTCTACCCTTGAGCCT ATTCGGAGAAGATTGCTTGGAATGATGGGTGATAAAGCAAGTGCAAGCAGTGTGCTTGGGGCAAATTTTTGTGCTGGCTTTGTTGCAGGAAGCCTTGCAGCTGCTGCTACTTGTCCACTGGATGTAGCAAGAACCCGACGGCAGATAGAG AAGGACCCAGCAAAGGCATTAAGGATGACAACAACAAAAACATTGCTCGAAATTTGGAG GGATGGTGGAATGAAGGGACTATTTACGGGAATCAGTCCCCGTGTTGGTCGTGCTGGACCCTCAGTCGGCATAGTTGTCTCCTTTTATGAAGTTGTCAAGTATGCCTTGCATCACAGGCTTGGAACTCAATAA
- the LOC122310887 gene encoding arabinogalactan protein 20-like, with the protein MAGFSCSSKAVIGMVAIFALLFAIVSPAVVVEAQSLAPAPAPTSDGTSIDQGIAYLLMLVALVLTYLIHPLDASSYYNLF; encoded by the exons ATGGCaggtttttcttgttcttcaaagGCTGTCATTGGAATGGTGGCGATCTTTGCTCTATTGTTCGCCATTGTTTCCCCCGCTGTGGTGGTAGAAGCCCAGTCCCTGGCTCCTGCTCCTGCCCCTACCAGCGATG GGACCTCAATTGACCAAGGGATTGCATATTTGCTTATGTTGGTGGCGCTGGTGCTTACATACCTCATCCACCCTCTCGACGCCTCATCCTACTACAACCTCTTCTAG